The window CCAGCAAGAAAGCTCGGGGACAAAGGCACTGCTGCCACTGACTGAGCAGGCTAGGAGAAGGCCTTTCCACATTTAAGAAATGTCAGCATTCCAAGGGCTTTCTTTATGactacaaaaaaccccaaagtacaGTGGACAGAATCAAAGTAGGACATAAAATTTTATTCTGAAATGATCTCTGGCCACAACAATAAAATGTAACAAATATTCACTAGAACAGTCTTAACTCCTGTCATCAGCTGTACAATACATACAGTATCATAAAACTGGCCACTAGGATTAAAACCCACTACAACATCTTTAATGTTAAGTGGCAACAGCAGCATCTCACAGAaaattatacataaatatatacacaGTCCACATTCAAtcatttttcacatgttttcagTACACACAGTTGCAGCATATTACAGTCACGTGTCTAAGTCATTGCCCAATAAAAACCCAAGCTACTGCTTAGACGCAATTGTAGCAGTTGAACTGAATAATTACAATTTGTAGCAGAGATGTACAAGCCCCTAGAAACAATAATTCACAAATGTTATTTTATTCAAATGCTACCATAGTATTACACTGGGCAATATTCTAATCTTTGCAGACTGTAAAAAGAGTTCTTTCTGCATTATCACAAATATTACTGATGGAAGAAAATTAACAAATGGAGAGCATTAAATAATGCACACCCTCGCTTAAAGATTTTAATATTGCCCGATGCTACTTATGTCTTTTAAGTGTTTTCAACATTCCCATGAAGTCATTTATAACTCCAAACCACCCACCAAGTTAAAAGTGGCTTAAGTGCCTTGCACCCAAATTGTAAAAATCCCTGGTCACTTTTATAAGAGCCAGGCACATATAAAAGGAATGCACTTTGGTTCATACCAAATGCCCTGGGATTAAATCACACTATAAAACTAAAGAGTTTGAGGTAAATTTTTACAAATACAGTTGATTTCTGTCTAGTGTCACtataacaaaaaattattttaaaaaaatcaatttgaTGTTAAAGTACAACCAATGACGAAGGGCCATCTTTAACCCCTTAATGAGACGGTACTACAAGAACAGAGTGTCCTCTCCACCCTAGCAGTGTGATTGCCTTATTGTTTCTATTAAGGCCTCGATCATCTACAGGATGTTTTAAGACAGGTATAGCACTTAAAAATAGATTTCATCCCTACTAAGCAGTATTCCAAGGGTTAAAGAGGCCAAGATGCATTTACAACAAAAGGCACATTGTTAACACCAAGGGCACAATCCATCCTCTATCCTTAATCTACACATCTTGCATCACTCTCTTGTTCCAACATTTAAGTGGTAATGAACACACCAGTGGTGCAAGAAACTGAGCCAAGTGAGACTGCAACCAAAGACAACACTGTGCTGTTACTAAATCTGAAAATAGCTCAGACGTCCCCAGACAATGGTAACATGTGAGACTAAGCACTGTTTCCAAGCCAACTTCTATCAGCCTAATTATCAGAGCCCTTAGAATAAAATCACATCAAAGCAAGAGGCAAcatccttcccccctcccccccccccttttttacaGGTATAAATAAGCTACAATAAAATGCAGCTACATCACTTTAAAACCTTGATGCAGCTGCTCCTTTAGTATAGAGGAAGTTCCACTGTATCTGGGTTAAAAAAATAGCTCTTCACACTATAGTTTGGCCTTTAAGTTTCCGGTAGCATTTATGAAGAAGGTGGATCATAAATGCATTATTGGCATTAAGAACTGGTTACGTGAAAAAGAAAATTTAGTGGTTGTAGCCCATTAATGACCCATGAACACCACAAATGTTTTCACCTTAAGTTGCCACAAAAGGCAGGAACATATATCAATGTCTGCTTTAAAAAATGTCATGGGAGATGATTCTTCTTTCACCCTTAACATCAGCATCCCTATTTCCCAACTTTTGCAGGAAGAGTTAAGGTAGAAAGGAGTGGTAAAGTCAAGCAGGTGGTGGAGGAAGTAAAGATTCCCTGTTACTGTAGAAAAATACAAAGAATTGTATTCCCACAGTCATGAGAGTTAGTTAATTCTACATTAAAATTAATATATCTCTTTTCCAGACTTAGAATTTACTAACCATAATTTACTGGATATTAATATTCTAAACCCCACTTTTCTTAGAAgtattatatttcatttttaacaTGATTTCACACATGTTTACATATTGCACTTACACATATTGTATAAAGTTGTGAACAGTTAACACGAAATAATTTAATTTGACTAGAGGCAAGAAattatctttttattttaaaaagaaagaaaaatggttgATTGACAGTCTAATTTTTACATTTATCAATCAACAAATAACATCCTCTACTCAGAAATTATTTTGGAGCTTCTCTAGGTGTTGACTTTTTGGCAAGAAGTTCAGCGATATGTTTCCTGAGAATTCtgtcatttttttctttatatccCTCCCCCAGTCttacattaaattaaaaaataaaacaaaccaacaaataaAACTTAAGCTGTAAGTGGTAAATTAACCAATATGAAGGAGAACTTAACCGGAAACTTTCTTGGCCTCTCAGGGGACCATGCTTTAAGTAATTTTCATAATTTGTACAAGTAACTCAGTAAAATCTGTGCATATAAATGTTGTTTGTAAGTAAAGTTACTGAGGTTTAATGCAATCCATTCTAGTATGTCTTATTCTAACATCCATAAACGCTTAAGGATTGTTCTACTTAGTTTAAAATTCCCTTTTCTTATGTTTTATACATCCAATGTAGACCACAGCCATTGTATGCATTAAAATACTGATCTCAGATTTCAAACTGTTCCTGTTGAAAACATGCTACAACATGTGAATACCTCTCTCATAGGTCTAGATACTATTCTTTAGTAGACCATCTTTCTTCCATGAATGCAGttaaaagtaaaaaagaaaaaccaagcaTTAGCACACACACGTGAACAAATCTACACATATCTCTAAATGTTCTTTCAAAGTTCATTTTCATCTACAAATGCCAAAGATTAAATCAAATCCCAAGTGCTGAGCTTTCCTTTGATAATTTTCCCTTATTAGAAAATATCTAGGATGGTGTCTTCCAAATGAAAACCTTCCCACTGAGGATCTTTCCTTCTACAGTTAAGCTGTCTAAGGTGAAGTACTCCTCTACAGGAAGCAATGTAGTAACACCGTGTTTGCCCCTACATGCAGATTTGATCTGAAGTGTAAATGTACCACAGAAGTCACAGTCACTCAAACATTGTCAGAGGAAATAAAAGCAACCTTGAAATCCATGTACTTTAACAGTCTGGAAGTTACAGTATAAAACTGACAGAATGAGCACTTCTGCCTATGTGATTTTGGGAGATCAAGCTGCACATTAGAAAAAAACAGAAGAGaagagatggggaaaaaaaaaaccaaaaaagaaaaaaggagaatctGTGTGAATGCTCAACATTACAAACCTGAAATGAAATTCAGAACAATTTTGCTTTACCAACTAATCAGCCACTTTCAAATTCAGAGAAACAGACATATTGCCATTTTCACGCTTTCCAAGACCACCCGTTCCTCTCACTCTACCACGTGGCATGCAAAGTAAGTCATTTTAGCCCCGGTGTTATTTTTTGCATTATGTTTAAATTATCATTTTAATCAAAGCCCGTAACTTTTAAATAGAGAAAGTATTCCATAGGAGGTGACAATATTTTTAGTGATACCAGGACTTTCTCTGGGCTACCACATAAAGAATGACAATAGAACATGCTATGGCTCCACTTCAAACTACAAGTTTACAAGTGCTTAACTGTATTCTTTGAGTATTCTCCCTTGAGTCCAGTCAGTTATAGATGTGAGTGTGCACAGAATCCAGACCAAACCCCTAAAATCCAAAAGGTAGTCCTTCAAATTTACCCCAGGTTAAAACTAATATGAACCATGGAAGAGAAAGGTTAATACCTTTGATACCACGCTGCAATGCATGACAGTCATGTTGTAACCAGTGGCCTGCCACTGATGTTTATTACTGTGTCACACTAGTTACAGTAAGGCTAATTGTACTGTAGAagacaaacattttaaaaaataagtatAAAAACTTAAAGCATTGTCCCCGTATTtttataaaaacaaaattaacatttaaaattacatttaaaatgaGTGCTGAAAGATACAAATGAATAGATTTATTGAGCAAATAAAAATGCATAACTGAGCTAATTTTTCATACAAATAAGGCTCAGCCACATTGTATCTCTCATATTAACAGCATTGGGTTTTTCAAACTCAGCTAACGAGTTTTGGCAACACTGTTCTTTGCTGAATATTCCCATTGGCATCTGTCATCTGTGCCAAATTAGTCCTCAGTTTTGAAGCTGAGCTTGAAGTCGGAGGTAACTTGGAAATTGAAGTTATAGCACCAGTACTCTCTGAAATTCTCTTTGCTGAGGCCTTTTCCCCAGTTGGAGGTTTTGGCAACCGTCTCCTTAACCAGGGATGCCGCAAAGCCTGGCTGGGTGTCAAACGGGCAGCAGGATCCCATTCTAAACACTGTTTTAAGAAGTCAAGGAAGAGGGGATCATCACACCCCTTTAATGCGTTACCCCACTCTCTGCTCTCTGGTGGGCCACGCAGTTTTCCCCTCCGAGAGCGTCCACCATTAAGTACTACAGAGCCATCAGACAAGGTTGTGATGCTGCAATAGCGGGGATAACCCTTAGAGCTCACAAAGTTTTTCGCTCGCTTGGATGACTCTAAGAGTTTTGGAGCAGGCATGCCCAATAGTTCAATCATACAAGCCAGCTGATCTCCTTCATCTTCTCCAGGTAAAAGCGGATAACCGGTCAGAAGCTCTGCTAGGATACAGCCCAAGCTCCACATATCTATGGGCATGCCATAACGAGCACCGAGGATGACTTCGGGTGCACGATAAAACCGTGACTGAATGTAAGTGTAGACACGCTGATGCTCGTAACAGCTTGAGCCAAAATCAATCACTTTAATACCACTTCTACCCTGTTGTTTCAACAGAATGTTCTCAGGTTTAAGGTCACAGTGAATGATTCTGTTTTTGTGCAAAGCATCCAAGCACTGTAAAATTGAGTGGGCAAACTTCCGAACCAAAGGCAGGCTAAAGCCCTGAAACTTGTTTTTCTTTATTAATTCATACAGGTTCATGCTCAGCAACTCAAATGTCATGCAGATATGGCTGCGGAATGTGAAGTTTTCCAACATGTGAATAACATTCATGTTGTTATCCTTATCTTGCTTCCGAAGGTGTTCCAGGATCTTTATTTCTTCCGCAGCTTGGCGGTGGAAACGTTTTTCATTTCTCACCATTTTTAGTGCCACGTGCTGATGCATCTTGTGATCGTAGGCCTTCACCACCTGCCCAAAGCTTCCTTTCCCTATAACTTTCAGGACTTCATACCTGTATGCAATGTGATCATGGGGTACTTGAATGTAAGACCCTTGCTCATCGTCATACCCACAGTTGTTTGAACCACCAACAACGCCTTGCCGCTTCTTTGCATTTGGACCCAAGAAGTATATTTCAGGGTAGCTAAAAATCTCATGATGCTcaaaagctgttaatttttgCATGTATTGCTTCATTGCTTGCTCTGGTGTGATAACAGCGGTTTTCACCTTCCCTGTTCCATCTGAGGATTTTAAAGAGCTGGAGCTCCCTTGTCGCCTGTGGGcactctctgtctgtctgtcctgaacCACTGGCAATCCAGATTTGCCTAGCGTTGTAAGTCCATTTGGCTGCGTTGTCAGAACCGTTCTCTTGTTACTATTATCTTCAAAGAGCTGCTGAACCTGGATTTGTCCATGGCTACTAACATGTAGGTGCTCATTCATTGTGTGCTTACCGCCTCCAAcctaaaattgaaaataaatacaTACCCAGTTAACAAGAAAGACATCAACTCCATGCTTCAACATTCACTCTGCAACCCTACATTCAGCCTAAATCACCTCAACATGAAGTGTCTTCTTATATGTCAATTGTTTACAGAGAATCTAAAAAATACAGCATGTACACTGTGATACTGCTGGATGCTATTAAATTTCCTGATTCTTGTTTCTCAAATGCTGTTTTCATGTCTCTCCAAAATGTCTGCAACAAGGCAATCACAAGCGCGCTACCATGAGAAGCTAACGATATTTCCAAGCAATCTTTAAGGCAGCAGACCTGTAACATCAAGATGCATGCTTGACTTCATAATAGCAACAGTTTTACAGATGCTGAAGATAACATACAATGCCTGTAAGAACTTAAATGGCTTATGCTCTCATCACCTGTTCTCAGAAATCAAGATTTTAACTTCCTAAATTTGTTGTGTATCAAAGGTTACAGATACATTTTTAAGCAATAAGGAATGTGTTGTGACACACACAAAGAGGTAAAGAACCCACACATTTCTGAAGTTCAGGAATGTAACTTACTGCTTGAGACAGTCACAAGTCAGCAAAACATTCCAATCAATGAAAAATAAGCATATGCTTTAGCACTTTCCCAAACCAGCCTAACGATAACTTTTAaccaaaatgagatttggggcCTTACGCAGACTTGAGTAGAAAGCGAATCTTTGCCTTGAGGAACATAAGTAACTTTATTTTATAGGAATGGAAAAAAAGCATTACTAGATTTTAGAAATTAGATTTGTTCTCAACAGTGTGTACATGGGAATAAACAGTAGCCTTCAGCATTTTCAAGCAAACAAACAGCAAAGTACTGGGGTGTGAAAACAGGTATTGCTCCAAAACTGTTATTTTTAAGAAGAAATAAGAAATTTACAGGCATATCTGCCACTTAAATAGCTGTCCTTAAAATTCCTTATTTGCTCTCAAGTAGAGGATAATTAGCTTGTCTTCTG of the Melospiza melodia melodia isolate bMelMel2 chromosome 4, bMelMel2.pri, whole genome shotgun sequence genome contains:
- the DYRK2 gene encoding dual specificity tyrosine-phosphorylation-regulated kinase 2; its protein translation is MLTRKPSASAAAGAAYPAGRSGDSSRPLPSSPGTGAGVSRAGAGTGPPSPLALPPLRASNASHTVGGGKHTMNEHLHVSSHGQIQVQQLFEDNSNKRTVLTTQPNGLTTLGKSGLPVVQDRQTESAHRRQGSSSSLKSSDGTGKVKTAVITPEQAMKQYMQKLTAFEHHEIFSYPEIYFLGPNAKKRQGVVGGSNNCGYDDEQGSYIQVPHDHIAYRYEVLKVIGKGSFGQVVKAYDHKMHQHVALKMVRNEKRFHRQAAEEIKILEHLRKQDKDNNMNVIHMLENFTFRSHICMTFELLSMNLYELIKKNKFQGFSLPLVRKFAHSILQCLDALHKNRIIHCDLKPENILLKQQGRSGIKVIDFGSSCYEHQRVYTYIQSRFYRAPEVILGARYGMPIDMWSLGCILAELLTGYPLLPGEDEGDQLACMIELLGMPAPKLLESSKRAKNFVSSKGYPRYCSITTLSDGSVVLNGGRSRRGKLRGPPESREWGNALKGCDDPLFLDFLKQCLEWDPAARLTPSQALRHPWLRRRLPKPPTGEKASAKRISESTGAITSISKLPPTSSSASKLRTNLAQMTDANGNIQQRTVLPKLVS